CAGCGAAAGACAGTAAGCTGACAATCGACGAACATGTAAAACAAACGACTATGTGGCGACCATTAGAAACAGATGATCCATTATTTATCAATATCTGTAATAAAACCTAACTTTATCGTCGATTAATAACGCTGAACACGGTCCGTATATTGGTGTTTGGAGTTTGCCCCTAATAGTAAGCCGGCGCATAGACCACCAAAGTGCGCCGCAAATGAGATTCCTGGCTGCGGCGTTAGACCCTGTTTAATGGTGAGCCAATATCCTGCACCCATCACAATACACGCAAGCAGATAACCCCAGCGTCGAGCGAATACTGCCCCACCTATCATATAACCAAGCATAGCAAAACAAAGCCCTGACGCGCCTATATGAATAGATAATGGCGATCCAAGTAGCCAAGTTACTGCACCTGATGCAACTATAAGTTTCAAAACCGTACGATAGGCATTACTTTCGAAAAGTCCAAATAAAAAGAGAATTTGCAATAACGTCAATGTATTACCCAGCAGATGCGCAAAATTACCATGCATCGTCCATGAAGCAAACACTCCGATCAAACTGCCCACATCAAAAGCACGTGGCACAATACCAAATATATTCCAGAGACCAAACAGTGCTACTTTATTAATGAAATACATTGCCCACATCGGTATTAGCACAAAAGCATATAAGCCAATAACTTGCTTGATCCTAACCATCATCAGTGCTAATAACTGTCGCCATTTCATACCTTGTTTTTTCCTCTGATTATTCTCATGCTCATTCTATTCAGTCTTATATTAATGGTTTATAGAAAAAACAGGCTGTTGTATGGGTGTAAAAGAGAGAGTAGAAACTTCTTCGTCAACGGTTAGATAACGATTATCATGCAATAAGGAGTTAGAGTGATAAGGCACTAACGCAGTGGGTACAAAACTACGCGCGGCATCGATATGTTTGATCGAGTCATCAAAAAAGATATGTGGGGCAAATGTTTTGAGTACTGCTGTTTTTTCCAGACCTCCCAAGAAAAACGCCATATCCACATCCACACCCCACTCTCTTAGGGTTTTAATCGCACGCAGATCAGCAGGTGCATTACGCGCAGTAACCAAAGCAATCTGTATCGGACTGTGCTGCAATCTTGCTGGCAAACGCTCCTGTAAGTTCGATAGTTTAATGAGCAACTCAGCATAAGGTCCTTTCTCAATTGGCAGATCATGCATCTGTGCTTCACGCGCATGGAAAGCATCTAAGCCCTCTTGCTTATATAAAAGCTCTCCTGAATCATCGAACAATACTGCATCACCATCAAAAGCAATACGCAGCTGCTCAGTGTCAAGCTCATAGGTATTGACAGGGGTAGCATCAAGTATTGCACAGGCACAAATATTGGCATCTGCGACTTGCTGTGCATCTTCGCGATTGGTCGTCAAAAACAAATCAACTTCAAAATCAGCTATATAAGGCGCTACAAGACTACCCGAGATAAAAGCGGAACGGGAAATATTCAGCTTATACTCACGAATAGCATTTAGCACCTGAATACCAGTATCAGGACTACTTTTGGAAACAATAACCACTTCAACCAATGGCGCTTCTATGTCTAGCTCTTTATCTGGGCATTCATTACAATATTTATTGAGGTTTAGCAGTGCCTGAATCAAAGGATAGCCGGCACCGATGGCTAAGGGATCATCCTCGCGCTCTGCCATATAATCACGAAACTCTTTGATAGCGCTATCAGGGCGCTGCTGCAACAGCTGTAATAAATAATTCTCAGATTCTGATAAATCAAATAGCGCGGTTGCAGAAATTGCGACTATTAAGGTATTGCTAAAATCGACTGCCATGACTATCTCTACTTATAGATTTGTATATAATCAATCTATCTTAAAAAAATACAGTGCTACTGGGATGAATTTTGTGCAGCATCGAACAGTGGCGAAGTCGCCCAGTAAATAAGGAAAATTTATACCCGTAGGACTCCGTAATGGCTGTACTTTTTTATTTAAAATTCACTATATATGGAGTTTTTTGTGAGTTATTTTACTACACTCACTATCCTTTATGATAAGGAGCGTAATTATAATAACGTAATGAGAAAAAGTAGCAAGATAGACTCTTGTCAAAAGAATGCCTTATGAGATTGGATAACTCTTATTTTAGTTCGCTGACCAAGCAATCAATCGCTTAATTGGCTTTTTAAGCTTGCACAAAAAAAGCCATGTCA
The sequence above is a segment of the Psychrobacter fulvigenes genome. Coding sequences within it:
- a CDS encoding rhomboid family intramembrane serine protease, with the protein product MKWRQLLALMMVRIKQVIGLYAFVLIPMWAMYFINKVALFGLWNIFGIVPRAFDVGSLIGVFASWTMHGNFAHLLGNTLTLLQILFLFGLFESNAYRTVLKLIVASGAVTWLLGSPLSIHIGASGLCFAMLGYMIGGAVFARRWGYLLACIVMGAGYWLTIKQGLTPQPGISFAAHFGGLCAGLLLGANSKHQYTDRVQRY
- a CDS encoding 5'-nucleotidase; amino-acid sequence: MAVDFSNTLIVAISATALFDLSESENYLLQLLQQRPDSAIKEFRDYMAEREDDPLAIGAGYPLIQALLNLNKYCNECPDKELDIEAPLVEVVIVSKSSPDTGIQVLNAIREYKLNISRSAFISGSLVAPYIADFEVDLFLTTNREDAQQVADANICACAILDATPVNTYELDTEQLRIAFDGDAVLFDDSGELLYKQEGLDAFHAREAQMHDLPIEKGPYAELLIKLSNLQERLPARLQHSPIQIALVTARNAPADLRAIKTLREWGVDVDMAFFLGGLEKTAVLKTFAPHIFFDDSIKHIDAARSFVPTALVPYHSNSLLHDNRYLTVDEEVSTLSFTPIQQPVFSINH